The region CGCTGGCGGTCATGCCTCGCACCCCCGACCGGGTCGGGCGGCCGGTTCCACCCGGCCGCCAACAGGGATTTATCCCTTCTTACCCGATATTCCCCCATCCTCCCGCCCCCCGCGCCCCCACGACGTCCACCGGGAGGACACGGAAGCCGCTGACGCGGCGGGCCGGGGACCCGCGCGGGCGCGGCAATGGCGCCGGGTTCCGCGGGCGCGGCGGCTTGCGCAGGCGCGGCAATGGCGCCAGGTTCCGCGGGCGCGGGCCGCCGTGCCGGGTGACCGGCCCACGAGCCGGCAGAGGCACGCCGGACGCGGCACATAGCGGCGGGTTCTGCGGGCGCGGCGATAGCGGCGGCTCCCGCGGGCGCGGCCATAGCGGCGGGCGCGGCGCGCGGGCCGGCGGCGGTGGGGCAGCCGGGCGTGCCCGGGCCGGGTGACCAGCACCCCCGGGTGCCGGTCGTCAGGGGGTGGTGAGCCTTGTGGCGGCCCAGCGGACCGCTGGGCGGTCCTGGGGGAGCCAGTCGACGGTGTCGACCTCGGTCGAGCGGAGCCAGCGCAGTTCGTCGTGGTCCTGGAGGGGGCGCGGGCTGCCGGAGAGCAGGCGGGCCGTCCACACCTGGAGCATCAGCGCGCCGCCCGCCACCGGCCACTGGCCCGGCACCCTTTCCAGCGGCTCGACCTCGACGCCCAGCTCCTCGCGCAGCTCGCGCACCAGCGCGTCCGGCGCGCTCTCCCCCGGCTCCAGCTTGCCGCCGGGCAGCTCCCAGCGGCCCGCCAGCTCGGCGGGTGCCGTGCGGCGGGCGGCGAGCAGCCGGCCCTCGGACAGCACGGCGCCGCCCACCACCAGCCGGGCAGCCGTCACGCCTGGGCCAGCCGGGGGGCGATGCGCTCGATGACATAGCGGCGCGGTTGCGGGACGCCGTTGCCCTGGCTCTGCTCCTGGCCGTTCTGCCGGCCGCGGTCACGGTCGCGGCTGTCGAGCTGGTCGGCGATCCGCTCGGCCTCGGCCCGTGTCGCGTACCGGCCCACCCGGTAGCGGTTGGCGGCGTCGTCCTGGCGTATGAGGACCCAGACGAGGTCGGACGTCATGAGGTGTCATGCCCTTTCACTTGCACTGCCGGCCTGCGCGCCGGAAGCGGTCGCGTTCTCGGTGGGGTTGGCGGTCGAAGTGGCGGTGACGGCGGCGGTCGAAGTAGCAGGGGCAGTGGCAGTGGCGCCGGTGGACTCGATCACGCCGAGGTGCGCGATGTTCGCGCGGTCCTCGGCGTCCCGCTCCTGCTCGGCGCCGGCCGCGAACCAGGCGTCGAGGATCTCGGTGAGCAGCCCGCCGGACAGCGTACGCAGCCCGAGCGCCAGCGCGTTCGCGTCACTCCATACGCGTGCTCCGCGCGCGGCGTACGCGTCGGCGCACAACGCGGCACGTACGCCGGGAATCTTGTTGGCCGCGATGGATGCGCCGGCGCCCGTCCAGCAGCAGATGACGGCCTGATCCGCGGCGCCTTTCGCGACGGCGCGCGCCGCCGCCTCCGCACTCCAGGCCCAGTCGGCGCGATCACCGTCGCGCAGCGCGCCGAACACCTCCACAATGTGCCCGCGGCGACGAAGATCGTCAACGACCAGCCTGGCCGGGAGCTCATCCATGTCCGAGGAAACGGCGATGCGCATATGCCCGACCCTACGCCCGAGCTTCACAGCGCGGGCAGGCAATGCTGCGAAGAGGCACCGATCCGGCCATGCGTTCGACCAGAAGTCGACGGACCGTCAGCTCACCGCACGGGCAGGTGGTACACCGCCCGGTATTTCTCCGCGGGGATGACGACATCGGCGGTCTCGACCGGCCGCCCCGAGGCGAAGTACGTCCGCCGGATCTCGATCACCAGATGGCCCGGCACCCCGCCGAGCGCCGCGGTCTCGACGGCCAGCCCGGGGCGGGCGCCGACCTCCTCGGCCATGTGGTCCACCACCACGTCGATGGCCGCCATCCTGGCCACCACACCCTGCCCGCCGACCGGCCCCTCCTCGGGCAGTAGCACCGGCGTACGCCCCGTCAGCGCCAGTGGCTCCCACGAGGTGGACAGCAGCGTCGGCTCACCCTCGGTGCGGAAGAGGTAGTGGGTGCGCATCACCCGTTCGCCCGGCTCGATCCGCAACCGCTCGGCGACGTCGAGCGACGCCGTGTCCTGCACGCTGCGCGACTCCCAGGTGCCCTTGCTGCCCTCGTCCGCCTGTTCCTGCCGGTAGGGGGTGGCCTGGCCGGCCGGGCGGTAGCCGCTGCGGACGATCCGCCGGGGCCTGGGACGCTCGCGGACGTACGTACCGGAGCCGGAGCGGCCCTCGACGAAGCCCTCGGCCATCAGCACCTTGCGCGCTTCGAGCGCGACGGTGTCGGAGACGCCGTATTCGGTGCGGATTCTCGCCTGCGAGGGGAGCCGGGCGTGCGGGGGAAGCGTGCCGTCGAGAATCTTGCGGCGCAGGTCGTCGGCGACGCGCAGGTACGCAGGCTGCTCACCGAATGCCACGGGCTGCCCCTCCCAGGGGTTGACTGTCCGCGACAGCTTCGCAACCCTGGGTACTCAACCGCAAGCCTTGCCCTAAGCGTCACGCTCCGCGCATGCTTCGGCCGCGCCCCCGCCGGCGCGGCCGGTCACACCGTCGCCCACCTGCGGCTCAGACACCCACACCCGTGCCCTGCGCCGGGCTCTCGCCCGACTTCACCGAACCGGTCACCCGGCCGTCGGGGGAGCCGAAGAAGCAGATCACCGAGCGCTCGTGCTCGGCCCAGTTACTGGCCGGCGGCAGGTAGAAGTACAGCTTGTCGGCCACCCGCGGCTCCTTGCCGTCCAGGTAGGTACGGGCGTACTTCACGCAGTTGGTCTGCGCGTCGTCGGTGACCCCGTCCACCCCGGGGTACGGGTCGTCGGCGCCGGACTGGATCTCGTAGACCGCGAAGGCCTCGGCGTCGTGCGCCTCGGCGCAGTCCACGACGTCCACCGAGGTGGAGCGGGTGCCGCTGTCGCTCCCGTAGTCGGACAGTTTCTTGCCGACGGTGTTGAAGCACTGGCCGGCCTTGAGGTCGCCGACCTGGGTGTTGCCCCCGTCGAAGACGCCGACCGCGGCGAGCGTGATGAGCGCGGCGAGCCCGAGCGTCCACACACTGGAGAGCGTGATCCCGGCGACCGCCATCCCCTTGCCGCGCTCGCCGCGCCGCTTGACCTGCTTGAGGCCCACCAGCCCGAAGATCAGGCCGAGCACGGGCACGCACGGGATGAGGCCGACCACCAGCGCGGCGATCGACATGCCGTTGGTGGTCCGCTCGTGCGCGTACCAGCCCTGCTGCCCCGGGTACCCCGGCTGCCCGCCCGGCGCCGCGTAGCCGAACGGCTGCTGCTGCGCCCCAGGGTAGGGCTGCCCGTAGGGGCCGGCGGTGGCGTACGGATTCGGCGGCGGCTGCTGCGGGTACGGCTGCTGGGACTCCGGGGGCTGCTGCTGCGCGTACGGATGTGGCGGCTGCGGCGGCTGCGGATACGACGGCAGGCCCTGGTGCGGCGGCCGGCCGGGCGGCGGCACACCGTCGGGGGACGGCGGCGGCGGGGGCGGCGGGGGTATGTCCACGCGGGGAGTTTACGGTCCGCGCGGACATACGCGGCGGCGGGACCGCGGGCGGTCCGGGGGCCGCCGGGCGGCACGGGCGGAACCGTTTCCGCCGTTCCCCTTGACCGGCATTGGTCCAGACCAATACTTTCGCGCCATGCGTCGACGAATTCTCGGCCGTATGGCCGCCACGGCCGCCACACTCTCGCTGGTCGCCGTCCTGCCCGCCCTCACCGGCGGCAGCACCGCGCAGGCCCACGGCGGGCACTCCCCCGCCAAACCGTCCTACAAGAGCGTCGGTTACTTCACCCAGTGGGGCATCTATGCCCGCAATTACCAGGTGAAGAACGTCCAGACCTCCGGCACCGCCGCCAAACTCACCCACCTCAACTACGCGTTCGCCAACATCGGCGCCGACGGCAAGTGCTTCGAGGCGAACGTCGCGGGCGAGGGCGACGCCTGGGCCGACTACCAGCACCCGGTCGACGCCGCGACCTCCGTCGACGGCACCGCCGACACCGCGGAGCAGCCGCTCGCCGGCAACTTCAACCAGCTGCGCGAACTCAAGCAGAAGAACCCCAAGCTGAAGGTGCTGATCTCGATCGGCGGCTGGGGCTGGTCCACGAACTTCTCCGACGCCGCGCGAACCGCCGCCTCCCGCAAGGCACTTGTCTCCTCCTGCCTGGACATCTTCATCAAGGGCAACCTCCCGCTGCTCGACGGCAAGGGCGGCCCCGGCTCGGCGGCCGGCCTCTTCGACGGCGTCGACATCGACTGGGAGTGGCCCGGCTCCTCCGGCGACACCGACACCGTCTACCGGCCCGAGGACAAGCAGAACTTCACCGCGCTGGCCGCCGAGTTCCGCACGCAGCTGGACTCCTACGGGCGGCAGACCCACAAGCACTACGACCTCAGCGCCTTCCTGCCGGCCGCGCCCGCGAAGATCGACGCCGGCTTCGAGGTCAGGAAGATCTTCACGTACCTCGACTTCGGCACCGTCCAGGGCTACGACTTCCACGGCCCCTACGAGACCGGCACCAACCAGCAGTCCGCGCTGCGCGCTCCGCGCAACTCGCCGGTGCCGAACGACTTCAGCGACACGCAGGCCGTCGGCGACTGGCTGCACCGCGGCGCCCCGGCCCGCCAGCTCGTCCTCGGCGTGCCCTTCTACGGCCAGGGCTGGACCGGCGTCCCCGACGGCGGCACGGCCGGCCTCTTCCAGCCCTCCACCGGCCCGGCGCCGGCCACCTGGCAGGCGGGCAACGAGGACTACCACGCGCTCAAGGCGCTCGCGGCGTCCGGTACGTACGCGGTGCACCGCGATACGCGCAACGGCTTCGCGTGGCTCTACGACGGCACGAACTTCTGGACCTACGACGATCCGCAGGTCCTCGCCGCGAAGACCGCCTACATCCGGGGCGCGCACCTCGGCGGCGCCATGGCCTGGTCCCTCGACGGCGACACGGCGAACGGCGAACTCATCTCGGCGCTGCACCGCGGCCTGTCCTAGACCGGTAGCGGCGGGCGCGCGGTCCCGCCCCCGGAGCCCGGCTCCGGGGGCGGGACCGTCTCACCCGTCGAAGCGGGTCGCGCGGCCCCGCTTCTCCCACGCGGTGATGTCCTCGCGGACCTGGTCGAGGTGGCCGAGGACCGCGTCGATGCCGTCGTCGCCGAGGGGGAGGCGCAGCGGGGTCGCGTCGGCCTCCAGGGCGGCGATGATGAGGGCCGCCGCCTTGGCCGGGTCACCCGGCTGGGTGCCGTCGCCGAGCGCGACCATGGCGCGGGTGGCGCCCACCGTGGCTTCGTAGTCCGGGAGTTCGGCACTCGCCGAGGTGTTGCCCATCAGCGAGGTGCGGAAGGCGCCGGGCTCCACGATCAGCGTCCTGATGCCGAGCGGGCCCACTTCCTGCGCCAGCGCCTCGGTCATGCCCTCCAGGGCGAATTTCGTGCCGCTGTAGGCGGAGAAGCCGGCGAAGGACATCTGCCCGCCCATGCTGCTCATCTGGACGATCGCCCCCGACCTGCGGGCCCGCATCGACGGCAGCACGGCCCGTACGAGCGCGGCCGGACCGAAGACGTGGACCTCGAACAGCTCCCGCAGGTCGGCGTCCGCGGTCTCCTCGAAGGCCCCCACGTGGCCGCGGCCCGCGTTGTTGACCAGGACGTCTATCCGCCCGTGCCGGGCGATGACGTCGGCGACCGCCGAGTCGATCGCGGCGAGGTCGGTGACGTCCAGGGCCAGCGCGTCCACCTGGTCGGGGTGCGCGGCGACGAGGTCGTCCAGTGCGGCGACCCGGCGTGCGGCGCCGACCACGACATCGCCCGCGGCCACCGCCGCCTCGGTGATCGCCCGCCCGAAACCGCTGTTCGCACCGGTGACCAGCCACACCCTGTTCATTGCCAGCTCCTTGTCGGTGTCCCGCGCTGTCCCGCGCCGTCCTGCGACCCACCCTGCCGCGAGCCCCGCTTGCCGGTCCAAGACCTCTCGTGATAGCCGATGGTTATGGACGTTCACGGTCGGGACCTGCGGTACTTCGTGGCGGTCGCCGAGGAGTTGCACTTCACCCGGGCAGCCGAGCGGCTCTTCGTGTCGCAGCCCGCGCTGAGCAAGCAGATCAGGGCGCTGGAGCGGCAGTTGGGCGCACCGCTGTTCGACAGGGACCGCAAGGGCGTCGCGCTGACCGCGGTCGGCGCGACCCTGCTGCCGTACGCGCAGCGGGTGCTGGCCGAATGGGAGCGGGCGTGGGCGGCGGTCGGCGACGCCAAGGCCGCGCAGGTCAGCACCCTGGTGGTGGGCATGAGCACCAGCCCGGGCCGCGGCGGGCTGCTGCCCGCTGTCCGCTCCCGCTTCACCGCCACCCACCCGGAGACGATTCTGCGGCTGCGGCAGGTGGGTTGGGCGGACCCGACGGCGGGGCTCGCGGACGGCACGAGCGATCTGGCGTACGTATGGCTGCCGCTGCCCGACCAGGAGCGCTACGAGGTGCTGGTGGTCGCCGAGGAACCGCGGCTGGTCGCGCTGCCGGACGGCCACCGGCTGGCGGCCCGCGACACCGTCGACTTCGCCGACCTGCTGGGCGAGCCCTTCCTCGCGCTGCCGGCCGCCGCCGGGCCGCTGCGGGACTACTGGCTGGCCGCCGACAGCAGGGCGGGCCGCCCGGCGCTGATCGGCGCGGAGGTCGCGAGCACCGAGGAGACGTACGAGGCGCTGGTCGCCGGCCTCGGTGTGGTCCTGGTGGCGGCGGGCAACGCCCCGCTGATCACGCTGGGCGGCGTGACGACCCGCCCGGTGCGCGGCATCGCCCCGAGCCGTTTCGCACTGGCCTGGCCCCGCGCCACCGCCGACCCGCTGACCCGCGGATACGCCGACGCCTGCCGGCACGCCCGCGCGGCCCGGGCGTGACCGCTCAGTCCCCGGCCCGGTCCTCGACCGTGTCCTCGACGTCCTCGACGTCCTCGACGTCCTCGACGTCCTCGACGTCCTCGACGTCCTCGACGTCCTCGACCGCGTACCCCGTGCGGCGCCGCTCGCGCCTGGCCTTGCGCTCCGCCGCCCGGCGCTCCTTGTCCGCCCGCTTGGCGGTGGCTGCCGCCGCCTTCGCGTCGTCGCTGTCGCTGATCAGCTCGGCGACGGAGAAGCGGATTGCGGAGGTGCGCATGCCGTTGCCGTGGACGTAGAGGAATCCGTCACCGGTCCTGAACAGCCGCCGCCTGGCGATGCTGTGCCCGGTGCCCCCGAGGTGGTCGGTGACGACCTGCTCCAGCCAGGCCAGCGCCTCCTCCCGGGTGCCGGTGGTCTCGGCCACCACCCGCGGCTCGTAGCGGCCCTGCCTGCCCCTCGGCTCCTCGGCGATCAGTCCCCATCGTGCGGCCGTCACGGCCCTCCCCTCTCCGACGCCGACCCGGCGTCAACCGTCCTCACCCGTCCTTGCCCGCGAGCCTGCGCTGCTCTTCCTCGACGATCTGCCGGGCCAGCGACACGTCGGAGACGTCGACGGCGTCCGCCACGGCCTCCGCCACATCGCTGCGGCGCGCGTAGGCGTCGAAGAGCCGTGCCTTGCCGCGCAGGATCGCCAGCAGCCGCTCGTCCACCCCCGTGGTGCTGAGCAGCCGGTGCACCCGCACCGGCCGCGGCTGGCCCATCCGGTGCGCGCGGGCCACCGCCTGGTGCTCGATGGTGGGTTTGACCTGCGGCTCGCACAGGATCACCACCGAGGCCGCCTGGAGGTTGAGCCCGACGCCGCCCGCCTCGATCTGCGCGAGCAGCACCGCGTGCCCGTGCGCGGCGGTGAATCCGTCCACCATCTGCTGGCGCCGCGCGGGCGGGACGGAACCGGTGAGCGGCCCGTGCACCGCGGGGCCGAGCGCGTCCGCGACCGTGCCGAGCACATCGCGGAAGTAGGAGAAGACGACGACCTTGCGGCCGCTGCCCGCCGCCTCCGCGACGATCTCGCGCAGCCGCAGCAGCTTCGCGGACTTCTCCGGGTCGGCGTAGGCCGCCCGGCGCATGGCCATGAAGTTCCCGGCGAGCACTGCCGTGCGGTAGGCGTCCTGGTCGGCCGCGCTGAAGTCCGCCCACTCGTCGGTGTGGACGAGCGCGGGCAGTTCGGCCAGCACATCGCGCTGGTTGCGCCGCAGGTACGCCGGTGCCACCGCCCGCCGGAAGGCCTGCGACCCGGCGGCCCCCGCCCTCTCCGCGGCCCCCGGCCTGTCAAGCAGGCCGGGCTGCAAGTGCCGTACGAGGCTGCGGAATTCGGCGACCCGGTTCTCCATCGGAGTGCCGGTCATGAACAGCACCCGCTCACCGCGGGCGGCCCAGGCCGCGACCGCCAGCGACCGCCTGGTCTCCGGGTTCTTCACGTAGTGCGCCTCGTCGACCACGAGCATCGCCACCCGCGGTCCGCCGTCCGGCGGCGGAAAGCCGCGCAGGGCGTCGTAAGTGGTCACCGCCACACCGCCCTTGGCCCGCCATTCGGCGAACGCCTCCTGCCGCTCGGCCCCGTGCAGCGGCACCGCCCGCAGCGTGCTGCGGGCGCCGATCTCCCGGGTCCAGTTGACCAGCACGCCCGCCGGGCACACCACCAGGAAGTGCGTGCCGCCCTGCGCGGCCAGGTGCGCCAGCGCGGCGATGGCCTGGATCGTCTTGCCCAGGCCCATCTCGTCGCCGAGCAGCACCCGGCGTTGCGCCAGCGCGAAGCGCGCTCCGAAGGCCTGGTAGCCGCGCAGCGACACCCGCCGGTGGGTGCCGTCGAGCGGCTGGCTGCGTACCCGCTCGGCGACCTCGGACGGCAGGAAGCCCTCGGCCGCCGCCACGTCGGGACCGCCGCCGGACAGCTCGGCCAGCAGGCTGTAGTAGTCGGCCGATCGCAGCTCGAAGTCGACCCACGCCTCGATCTCGTCTGCCGGGCCGCGCAGCAGGTCCACGGACGCCTGCC is a window of Streptomyces sp. NBC_01477 DNA encoding:
- a CDS encoding (deoxy)nucleoside triphosphate pyrophosphohydrolase; the protein is MTAARLVVGGAVLSEGRLLAARRTAPAELAGRWELPGGKLEPGESAPDALVRELREELGVEVEPLERVPGQWPVAGGALMLQVWTARLLSGSPRPLQDHDELRWLRSTEVDTVDWLPQDRPAVRWAATRLTTP
- a CDS encoding SPOR domain-containing protein, with product MTSDLVWVLIRQDDAANRYRVGRYATRAEAERIADQLDSRDRDRGRQNGQEQSQGNGVPQPRRYVIERIAPRLAQA
- a CDS encoding GntR family transcriptional regulator; this translates as MAFGEQPAYLRVADDLRRKILDGTLPPHARLPSQARIRTEYGVSDTVALEARKVLMAEGFVEGRSGSGTYVRERPRPRRIVRSGYRPAGQATPYRQEQADEGSKGTWESRSVQDTASLDVAERLRIEPGERVMRTHYLFRTEGEPTLLSTSWEPLALTGRTPVLLPEEGPVGGQGVVARMAAIDVVVDHMAEEVGARPGLAVETAALGGVPGHLVIEIRRTYFASGRPVETADVVIPAEKYRAVYHLPVR
- a CDS encoding DUF4190 domain-containing protein, coding for MDIPPPPPPPPSPDGVPPPGRPPHQGLPSYPQPPQPPHPYAQQQPPESQQPYPQQPPPNPYATAGPYGQPYPGAQQQPFGYAAPGGQPGYPGQQGWYAHERTTNGMSIAALVVGLIPCVPVLGLIFGLVGLKQVKRRGERGKGMAVAGITLSSVWTLGLAALITLAAVGVFDGGNTQVGDLKAGQCFNTVGKKLSDYGSDSGTRSTSVDVVDCAEAHDAEAFAVYEIQSGADDPYPGVDGVTDDAQTNCVKYARTYLDGKEPRVADKLYFYLPPASNWAEHERSVICFFGSPDGRVTGSVKSGESPAQGTGVGV
- a CDS encoding glycoside hydrolase family 18 protein, with amino-acid sequence MRRRILGRMAATAATLSLVAVLPALTGGSTAQAHGGHSPAKPSYKSVGYFTQWGIYARNYQVKNVQTSGTAAKLTHLNYAFANIGADGKCFEANVAGEGDAWADYQHPVDAATSVDGTADTAEQPLAGNFNQLRELKQKNPKLKVLISIGGWGWSTNFSDAARTAASRKALVSSCLDIFIKGNLPLLDGKGGPGSAAGLFDGVDIDWEWPGSSGDTDTVYRPEDKQNFTALAAEFRTQLDSYGRQTHKHYDLSAFLPAAPAKIDAGFEVRKIFTYLDFGTVQGYDFHGPYETGTNQQSALRAPRNSPVPNDFSDTQAVGDWLHRGAPARQLVLGVPFYGQGWTGVPDGGTAGLFQPSTGPAPATWQAGNEDYHALKALAASGTYAVHRDTRNGFAWLYDGTNFWTYDDPQVLAAKTAYIRGAHLGGAMAWSLDGDTANGELISALHRGLS
- a CDS encoding oxidoreductase; the encoded protein is MNRVWLVTGANSGFGRAITEAAVAAGDVVVGAARRVAALDDLVAAHPDQVDALALDVTDLAAIDSAVADVIARHGRIDVLVNNAGRGHVGAFEETADADLRELFEVHVFGPAALVRAVLPSMRARRSGAIVQMSSMGGQMSFAGFSAYSGTKFALEGMTEALAQEVGPLGIRTLIVEPGAFRTSLMGNTSASAELPDYEATVGATRAMVALGDGTQPGDPAKAAALIIAALEADATPLRLPLGDDGIDAVLGHLDQVREDITAWEKRGRATRFDG
- a CDS encoding LysR family transcriptional regulator; this encodes MVMDVHGRDLRYFVAVAEELHFTRAAERLFVSQPALSKQIRALERQLGAPLFDRDRKGVALTAVGATLLPYAQRVLAEWERAWAAVGDAKAAQVSTLVVGMSTSPGRGGLLPAVRSRFTATHPETILRLRQVGWADPTAGLADGTSDLAYVWLPLPDQERYEVLVVAEEPRLVALPDGHRLAARDTVDFADLLGEPFLALPAAAGPLRDYWLAADSRAGRPALIGAEVASTEETYEALVAGLGVVLVAAGNAPLITLGGVTTRPVRGIAPSRFALAWPRATADPLTRGYADACRHARAARA
- a CDS encoding DEAD/DEAH box helicase — translated: MRDAGGRKARDVLAVGGRLLGAARSLLADHENAVGAVRTALAPLVDELAAHELESIPAARLKDVTQGRLRLGAIEAAGHTSVRQVLDAGRYGLRQIAGVGPQTADQAYAAARQIAEAVGETVAVRIDVDHPEPRTTALVIALHRLVQAGPDAARAVEAARQADAELGPPLARAAEAGGWLRQRFAGREARARAQAAVDAVAELCERADQRGTALLIGQASVDLLRGPADEIEAWVDFELRSADYYSLLAELSGGGPDVAAAEGFLPSEVAERVRSQPLDGTHRRVSLRGYQAFGARFALAQRRVLLGDEMGLGKTIQAIAALAHLAAQGGTHFLVVCPAGVLVNWTREIGARSTLRAVPLHGAERQEAFAEWRAKGGVAVTTYDALRGFPPPDGGPRVAMLVVDEAHYVKNPETRRSLAVAAWAARGERVLFMTGTPMENRVAEFRSLVRHLQPGLLDRPGAAERAGAAGSQAFRRAVAPAYLRRNQRDVLAELPALVHTDEWADFSAADQDAYRTAVLAGNFMAMRRAAYADPEKSAKLLRLREIVAEAAGSGRKVVVFSYFRDVLGTVADALGPAVHGPLTGSVPPARRQQMVDGFTAAHGHAVLLAQIEAGGVGLNLQAASVVILCEPQVKPTIEHQAVARAHRMGQPRPVRVHRLLSTTGVDERLLAILRGKARLFDAYARRSDVAEAVADAVDVSDVSLARQIVEEEQRRLAGKDG